A segment of the Nostoc sp. TCL26-01 genome:
GCGCTCTCCAGCTACGTCCAATTTATGCCTTGAGTGGAGGACAAAAACAGCGTGTTGCTATTGCTGGTGCGATCGCTCGTCGCTGTGAGATTCTCTTATTAGATGAACCCACAGCCTTACTTGACCCAGATAGCCAACTGGATTTAGTCGCTAGCGTCCGCCGCCTTGTGAAAAGTAGGGGTATCACAGCGTTATGGGTTACTCACCGCTTAGACGAATTAAACTACTGTGATGGCGCTTTCTTGTTAGAAAAAGGCCGTTTAGTAGACCAAGGCGAACCCCAACGCCTTAAACAACGCTTGATGGAAGTTGAACAAGTGAGAGAGTGAGGTAGTGCTGAGTGCTGTTAGCGGTAGCGGGGCGATGCAGCCCGTGCTGAGTAAGGGAGTGAGTAAGAATTGCTAATGACTATTGACCATTGACCATTGACCATTGACCATTGACTATTAATCAGTAATTTATAACAACTGCAACGCGCTGCTTGATGGCGCGTTTGTTGTGATTAGAGCTTTTTAGCGTAAAGTTTGCAATAAAATTGCGTTTTTTAGCTATTTGTAACATAGTGTTACAGCTAATGCTTCAATTACTATAAAACTTATGAATGGATCTTGTTAACTCTATAAAATCGTGATTGAAAACCATGCCCCGTTCCTCATTCCCAGCCGTCTTGTTGGTAGACGGCTACAATATAATAGGCGCTTGGCCTTGTCTGAAAAAAACACGTGATAAAGATGGCTTAGAGGCTGCACGTTTGGAACTTGTGGAAGCAATGACCAGCTACAGCTCATTTCAAGGTTATGAGACGCAAATAGTTTTTGATGCTCATTACCAAAACACTGGCAGTAATAAGGAAGTTATTACAGAATTAGTTTCAGTCCATTACACAGATTTTGGACAAACCGCAGATACCTATATTGAAAAAATTTGTGCGTCTTTGCGCCCTCAAATGTCCTCACAGAGGATTTTTCGCGTTATTGTTGCTACATCAGATCGCGCACAGCAGTTAACCGTACAAGGGTATGGGGCTGAATGGTTGTCAGCACAACAACTCTGTGGGGAAGTGGAAACTACAGTTTGTCGGATGCGGCAAAAATATCAAACTCGCAAACAATCTAAGAGCAGATTTTTGGCTAGTGCCATCGATGCTCAAGCACGGCAACGACTAGCTGAATTGCGGATGGGATTTAAGTAGATACTAGCATTCAACAATCTTGAATCTCTCATCAGAGACGATTTTGGCTGCAATATTCCAGACAAAACAGCATTGGCAAAAAAGATCGTTCAAGTACTTGCCAAATTCTATGACCTACGTTAATATGATAAATCGTGAGAGCAAACTTTCCTCAGTAGCTCAGTGGTAGAGCGATCGACTGTTAATCGATTGGTCGCTGGTTCGAATCCGGCCTGGGGAGTTAAAATAAGTGTGTAAAACTGAAGTATCAAACTTCATGTTTTTTAGCAATGAGATTCAAAAACCTTTGTTGCAAGATTCGAGTGTAACTTTTTTCATTTATGTATCATATGAGGCTTGTACTCAAGTGGTGTTAGTATTACAACAAAGACTGCGATCGCAACTTGAACAAGAACCCTAAAGATTTTTTAGTAGAGAATGAAAATCCTTACTAG
Coding sequences within it:
- a CDS encoding NYN domain-containing protein, translating into MPRSSFPAVLLVDGYNIIGAWPCLKKTRDKDGLEAARLELVEAMTSYSSFQGYETQIVFDAHYQNTGSNKEVITELVSVHYTDFGQTADTYIEKICASLRPQMSSQRIFRVIVATSDRAQQLTVQGYGAEWLSAQQLCGEVETTVCRMRQKYQTRKQSKSRFLASAIDAQARQRLAELRMGFK